In Rhodamnia argentea isolate NSW1041297 chromosome 11, ASM2092103v1, whole genome shotgun sequence, one genomic interval encodes:
- the LOC115751070 gene encoding protein RST1 — MESYAPLLEKLRLPQPSLQRLAVISIFSKLRSAPNRLDSDSEPGREAITQCLLSASSAVVDQSVRELCRLVADLKMDLSRGLLELQSALEGSEPRFVGLFVKGIGLLVRLGFQRSDGSWRFASTEAHPFIKVLSYRAEVRDELVRQVVLFMVQNKQIGMEEVCEFLRPLLYYSILRVPFSDFSSALFARHLSISMALLCCSLPDDAIPILKLLIRCMKYFPQKNADDFGSLMDFAGHLVEAFIVVLRHFVAAQMLVTDIQLCGVELLETVLQLSTHPVKHSRWSEPVVELTKRLLLVQKDLGLRYTHELTSISLSLFTVLVQSELEHEQISVLKVILHLLKWKTDSGYMDGNSGCAFHEELLFIFPAISLMSSPSKSIKEAAGELIVILQKMIEKPLIVLKNDIPIKDQFQSVSVPGKIMFRLLQQLWSQDLSPSSKFFIETFAFSGTIESEGVSRVRRPWASKLIELFLTIADRKKCSLPVTPAQEVFMTEMPMRICTVASVLVTHQLQGPAAVDVLTAMGLVDPKLGIPLLLGVLFFTNMFARKDVGRGDMLLKVLGMLPSLASNSSMVPLVVQTILPLLHNNTNLVLYSAATRLLCQTWAANDRAFGSLQGILLPKNFTEFGHEKVVCLSMATSIRDICRKNPDRGVDLILSVSSCIEMQDPLIQALGFQSLAHLCEADVVDFYTAWDVIGKHMLDYSKDPNLAHSMCLLLRCGAMDAQAYPEASGHVLKMLWDIASTHGNGFKWSKARASAFDALSQYEIPDIEKIVPELRERSTCLLFSETNDEILGSMERFQVKIIAYEHMNRRRFAKERKAVTNKIEKLLDVLPQVIFSSGERSARECPGAALLCLSFTPKDSIKKGVYADAHALYENMLVEIAASLQLSRNTFVALLSLQSWKSFMRRWIRANMLSLDAKVSSVALDKPSKAAHDILKSMMRIAEESIPRSAENIVLALGALCAVLPQSAHTVISAASKFLLNWLFQFEHEHRQWSAAISLGVISSCLHVTDHKLKFQNISGLVEVLSSSKSTFVKGACGVGLGFSCQDLLTRTEAADNPDRGSYKMGEVELIGNIIRSLSLTILELTKSSSQLLRNLCECFSNDMVENGRHKSPDFLNEDCDLVEEDTWGLAGLVLGLGSSITAVYRTGEIDATLKIKDLIISWFPHAKPFIWSSDSCDEGYKMLLSVGSCLALPLVVAFCQRVELMDVGELDHLINGYRELISELLSVKKSGALHQSLLMASCAGAGSLLACVLKEGIDSIEVGCLKELLDLLRRCYSDPQPPSTCLGGMLGIVNSLGAEAGFVLIHPSSSNCSRDRLKESSHVICALLSSPVCEPLLTSSMQEIFLVAQQSDDNELQHYSAWALSFLRHSLWSKEVKVDDHVQTDTTVSEVVSQNFSNDSVVMKLCSWLTNVNSSNMNRPTSETGNTPDVRTIRTVLKCLSRAPRLPNFNWKAIVRRSMRYEVEIGNALPSDLAPQKGILRLECLNFSLAHASLFDQLLEFLDELSELSRFKTLEPNLQCCLLFRLADLVKVFSSSRREKLLSDIADFLLSLTSNQVYNLDQKILLRISCWKGLRQCLDEALLDSEEYLLGIERCMVVLFSLLPSYHPTSIAEAEHMNFNEEWSEAVRCFEKVPRDWLLNFLQVELDEENRRFIDILKKIEVKVRLVRSNSIPLAELGSLKAFLFNCNSNDTWNVLVEVVATLQHAEGSIKRQWLVDAVEISCVSTYPSTPLQFIGLLSGSCCKYMPLLILDRFSVFSDLPVTLSSLLTNPSWTVIAEHFTATLLASTERIYHWVTQPPCGEGTLTLQGIDKSENSLAPSLLQVMHDACTSLQNYLPLEKQITLANMAIH; from the exons ATGGAGTCGTATGCTCCGCTTCTGGAGAAACTCCGGCTTCCACAGCCTTCTCTCCAAAGGCTCGCTGTTATCTCCATCTTCTCGAAGCTCCGATCCGCTCCGAACCGCCTCGACTCCGACTCCGAACCCGGGCGCGAGGCCATCACGCAATGCCTCCTCTCTGCTTCCTCCGCGGTCGTCGACCAATCTGTGCGCGAGCTGTGCCGACTCGTCGCCGACTTGAAAATGGACCTCTCTCGCGGGCTGCTGGAGCTCCAGTCCGCCCTCGAAGGATCGGAGCCGAGGTTTGTCGGTCTCTTCGTGAAAGGGATTGGGCTCCTTGTTCGATTGGGATTTCAGAGGAGCGACGGTTCTTGGCGGTTCGCTTCGACCGAGGCCCATCCTTTCATTAAG GTTCTTTCGTACCGAGCTGAGGTCCGAGATGAACTCGTGCGGCAGGTGGTGTTGTTTATGGTGCAGAACAAGCAAATTGGCATGGAGGAAGTATGTGAATTCTTGAGGCCGCTTTTGTACTATTCGATTTTGAGAGTACCATTTTCCGACTTCTCATCGGCTTTGTTTGCGAGGCATTTATCGATCTCAATGGCATTGCTTTGTTGCTCATTGCCTGATGATGCAATTCCTATTCTCAAGCTTTTGATTCGATGTATGAAGTACTTCCCACAAAAGAATGCCGAT GATTTTGGGAGCTTAATGGATTTTGCTGGGCACTTGGTGGAGGCGTTTATAGTGGTTTTGAGACATTTTGTTGCAGCGCAAATG CTGGTTACCGATATTCAACTTTGTGGAGTGGAGCTATTGGAGACTGTTCTCCAGTTAAGCACCCATCCTGTCAAGCACTCTAGATGGAGTGAGCCCGTTGTTGAATTGACAAAGCGCTTATTGCTTGTTCAGAAAGATCTTGGTCTGAGATACACGCATGAGCTAACGTCAATCAGTTTGTCCTTGTTCACCGTTCTAGTTCAATCAGAACTTGAACACGAACAAATTTCAGTACTGAAAGTCATCCTCCATCTTTTGAAGTGGAAAACTGATTCAG GATACATGGATGGTAATTCTGGATGTGCTTTCCATGAAGAGCTCTTATTCATATTTCCTGCTATCAGTCTCATGTCATCACCTTCTAAATCCATCAAAGAAGCAGCAGGTGAATTGATTGTCATATTGCAAAAAATGATAGAGAAACCGCTGATAGTACTGAAGAATGACATTCCTATTAAAGATCAATTTCAATCTGTCAGCGTACCAGGAAAAATAATGTTCAGGCTCTTGCAGCAACTATGGTCACAG GATCTATCCCCATCgtcgaaattctttattgaGACTTTTGCTTTCTCCGGGACAATTGAATCTGAAGGAGTATCTCGTGTAAGAAGACCTTGGGCATCTAAATTGATAGAACTCTTTTTAACGATCGCTGACAGGAAAAAATGCTCTCTACCTGTGACACCAGCTCAAGAAGTATTCATGACCG AAATGCCAATGAGAATCTGCACGGTGGCCAGTGTTTTGGTGACACATCAGTTGCAAGGGCCTGCTGCAGTAGATGTTTTGACTGCTATGGGTCTTGTGGACCCTAAACTGGGAATTCCTTTATTGCTAGGCGTTCTTTTCTTCACTAATATGTTTGCCAGAAAAGATGTTGGACGCGGTGATATGCTA TTGAAAGTTTTGGGGATGCTTCCATCACTTGCTTCAAATTCCTCGATGGTTCCTCTCGTTGTTCAGACTATCTTGCCCTTGCTTCACAATAACACAAATCT GGTTTTGTATTCGGCAGCAACCCGTTTGCTTTGCCAGACCTGGGCAGCTAATGACCGTGCTTTTGGAAGTCTGCAA GGGATACTTCTTCCGAAAAACTTTACTGAGTTCGGACATGAAAAAGTTGTCTGTTTAAGTATGGCCACTTCCATTCGAGACATTTGCAGAAAAAATCCTGATAGGGGCGTGGACCTTATCCTGTCAGTTTCG TCGTGCATCGAAATGCAAGATCCTCTCATTCAGGCGCTTGGTTTTCAAAGTCTTGCCCACCTTTGTGAAGCTGATGTAGTCG ATTTCTACACGGCATGGGATGTCATTGGAAAGCACATGCTAGATTACTCCAAAGACCCAAATCTAGCACACAG CATGTGCCTTCTCCTAAGATGTGGTGCAATGGACGCACAAGCTTACCCTGAAGCGTCAGGGCATGTCTTGAAAATGTTGTGGGACATAGCCTCAACACATGGCAATGGATTTAAATGGTCAAAGGCTAGGGCCTCCGCATTTGATGCCTTAAGCCAGTATGag ATACCAGATATTGAAAAAATCGTTCCAGAGTTAAGGGAAAGAAGCACATGTCTGCTCTTTTCTGAAACAAATGACGAAATACTTGGTTCTATGGAACGGTTTCAAGTCAAGATAATCGCATATGAACACAT GAATCGTCGGAGGTTCGCAAAGGAGAGAAAAGCTGTCACAAATAAGATTGAAAAGCTGCTCGATGTACTTCCTCAGGTTATATTCTCTTCAG GAGAAAGAAGTGCTAGAGAATGTCCTGGTGCAGCGCTGCTATGCCTTTCATTTACTCCAAAAGATTCAATAAAGAAAGGAGTTTACGCT GATGCACATGCTCTGTATGAGAACATGTTGGTGGAGATCGCTGCGTCTCTTCAGCTCTCAAGAAATACTTTCGTTGCACTTCTTTCGTTGCAATCGTGGAAATCCTTCATGCGACGGTGGATTAGGGCTAATATGTTGTCTCTTGATGCTAAAGTATCGTCCGTAGCTCTAGATAAACCATCTAAAGCTGCTCATGATATTTTGAAG AGCATGATGAGAATTGCTGAGGAGTCCATTCCTAGATCTGCCGAGAATATTGTGCTGGCCCTTGGTGCACTCTGTGCA GTGTTGCCTCAGTCTGCTCATACGGTTATATCAGCTGCGTCGAAGTTTCTTCTCAATTGGTTGTTCCAGTTTGAACATGAACATCGGCAGTGGTCTGCTGCAATTTCTCTTGGAGTGATCTCAAGCTGTCTACATGTTACAGATCATAAACTAAAATTCCAGAATATATCAGGACTTGTTGAG GTTTTGTCTAGCAGCAAAAGCACCTTTGTGAAAGGAGCCTGTGGAGTTGGCTTGGGTTTTTCATGCCAGGATCTTTTAACTAGGACTGAAGCTGCTGATAATCCTGACAGAGGTTCCTACAAGATGGGTGAAGTTGAATTAATAGGAAATATTATCAGGTCTTTATCTCTCACGATATTGGAGCTTACAAAATCATCATCCCAGCTTCTTCGAAATCTCTGTGAATGTTTCTCCAATGACATGGTTGAGAATGGTAGACATAAGAGTCCTGATTTCTTGAATGAGGACTGTGATCTTGTGGAGGAAGACACCTGGGGTCTTGCTGGACTCGTTCTTGGTTTGGGCAGCTCTATTACTGCAGTTTACCGAACTGGGGAAATTGATGCGACACTGAAGATAAAGGACTTGATAATTTCATGGTTTCCACACGCGAAGCCATTTATTTGGAGCTCTGACTCCTGTGATGAAGGATACAAGATGCTTTTATCAGTTGGATCTTGTCTTGCACTTCCCCTTGTTGTGGCTTTCTGCCAGAGAGTAGAATTGATGGATGTTGGTGAACTGGACCATCTGATAAATGGCTATAGAGAGCTTATATCTGAACTATTGTCTGTTAAAAAGTCAGGTGCACTCCACCAGAGCTTGTTGATGGCATCGTGTGCTGGAGCTGGGAGTCTCCTTGCCTGTGTTCTGAAAGAAGGCATAGACTCTATTGAAGTTGGATGTCTGAAAGAGTTGCTGGATTTGTTGAGGAGATGTTATTCCGATCCTCAGCCTCCCTCCACTTGTCTGGGAGGGATGCTTGGAATTGTTAATTCTTTGGGTGCAGAAGCTGGTTTCGTTCTTATTCATCCTTCATCCTCCAATTGCAGTCGTGACAGACTGAAG GAATCTTCTCATGTAATCTGCGCGCTTCTTTCAAGTCCTGTCTGTGAGCCTTTGTTAACATCATCAATGCAAGAGATATTTCTTGTTGCTCAACAGTCTGATGATAATGAGCTGCAACATTACTCTGCCTGGGCACTTTCTTTTCTTCGACATAGTCTGTGGTCCAAGGAAGTAAAGGTGGATGATCATGTTCAGACTGATACCACTGTCTCAGAAGTTGTTTCTCAAAATTTCTCCAATGACAGTGTAGTCATGAAACTTTGCTCGTGGTTAACGAATGTGAACTCTTCAAATATGAATCGGCCAACTAGTGAG ACAGGGAACACGCCAGATGTGAGAACAATTAGAACTGTGCTGAAGTGCCTTTCACGAGCTCCAAGATTACCGAATTTCAACTGGAAGGCAATTGTTAGGCGCTCCATGAGATACGAGGTAGAAATTGGCAACGCCTTGCCATCTGATTTGGCTCCTCAGAAAGGAATCTTGAGGCTGGAATGCTTAAACTTTTCGTTAGCTCACGCATCCCTTTTTGATCAACTGCTGGAATTTCTTGATGAGCTCTCCGAACTCTCGAGGTTCAAGACACTCGAACCAAATCTACAGTGTTGCCTGCTCTTTCGTCTGGCCGATCTTGTAAAAGTTTTCTCTTCATCCAGGCGCGAGAAATTACTCTCTGACATAGCtgatttcttgctttcacttacCTCAAACCAAGTTTACAACCTTGATCAGAAAATTTTGTTACGTATTTCTTGCTGGAAGGGCCTTCGTCAATGTTTAGACGAAGCTTTACTTGATTCTGAAGAGTATCTTTTAGGAATCGAAAGGTGCATGGTGGTGCTCTTCTCTTTGTTGCCTTCATATCATCCTACAAGTATCGCTGAGGCAGAGCACATGAATTTCAATGAAGAATGGTCCGAGGCAGTTAGATGCTTTGAGAAGGTGCCAAGGGATTGGCTATTGAATTTTCTACAG GTGgaattggatgaagaaaatAGGCGGTTCATTGACATCCTAAAGAAAATTGAGGTGAAAGTGAGATTAGTCAGGAGCAATTCCATCCCATTGGCTGAGCTGGGAAGTCTGAAGGCCTTTCTATTTAACTGCAACTCAAATG ACACATGGAATGTGCTTGTTGAAGTTGTAGCAACTTTACAACATGCTGAAGGAAGCATTAAAAGACAGTGGCTTGTTGATGCAGTGGAGATTAGCTGTGTCTCTACTTATCCCTCTACG CCATTGCAATTTATTGGCCTGCTCTCAGGCAGTTGCTGCAAATACATGCCTTTGTTGATCCTGGATCGCTTCAGTGTTTTTAGTGATCTACCAGttactctctcttctcttttgaccAACCCCTCTTGGACAGTCATCGCGGAACATTTCACTGCAACTCTTTTGGCATCAACCGAACGCATTTACCATTGGGTTACACAGCCACCCTGTGGCGAGGGTACGCTTACCTTGCAAGGTATCGATAAAAGTGAGAACAGCTTGGCTCCTTCCCTACTACAAGTGATGCATGATGCATGTACATCCTTGCAAAACTACTTGCCTCTAGAGAAGCAGATCACGCTTGCCAACATGGCAATCCATTGA
- the LOC115751071 gene encoding zinc finger CCCH domain-containing protein 41 — protein sequence MVLKVASQMSGDLSPSDYASDPEDKEFSDDDDDDRNHKHRRRETRSQSSDKDALEHNLARSYRKHNKPFDNGHVFRENETQDSQSWKNYNAVSSERDFSTKFEKRHPGSVSLPRGPLDLNPRARANQTFSSISGPGRGRGRDSGAWNHRDARFNSVDIASQVMQRGSIRPSLFPGRGLPGASNAQSASWGAYGLIPGVPSGGLDALSSVGLQGAFRPPISTSLGMGIPRQRCRDFEERGFCLRGDMCPMEHGVNRIVVEDVQSLSQFNLPVSLPSAHLLGPPVLPGPIPSGSASSTSLMNSKGPQGKSGKHGMSDDSLVLNSAYSAAANVVGADLYDPDQPLWSNNGPEGSSLLALHSSQADETESSFNHDISDRHVKKAADIDRQDRGAGLSVASQNPTSSVWGRIRSSKVKMNSKGEIDAKSGTSDLVGDEIKENQEATASVIASSHRGKLIAGEDKSSKAIDSSQKTQFDAMRFVRKPTQKATRTLFVNGIPQKSNKREALVSHFQKFGEIIDIYIPINSERAFVQFSKREEAEAALRAPDAVMGNRFIKLWWANRDSIPDDGISSVSSASLTSHGGTAGSVPTGLSIGNRTKENVQSIPPKAIAIPVAESALPSSDQYKPLTPNGSKVTPPLQKKLDSLEQLKEELRKKQEMLDRKRNDFKRQLDKLEKQASGVKGEVIVEQAAKRQKLGLEADAANAVTPRSSDVAAVTEGSSATADAMASTNDEVMDNENKLVEGATQGSHDTASLTSTDGSSSMKQQNLSLTPAGFPYIHRYKLDNRPTTFKILPPLPTGFASVSALKEHFSSFGDLAILELEDVEGQDDINGSETLKPVSAHIGFVTRHSAEKAFANGKCWQGQNLQFAWLSTVSSNDTRDQRSSARAEPSTIHSEGKELHVSLQEPGNGDAEYAERRGDDDNIKAAEVSRPNPVLGSAEEGSQESPER from the exons ATGGTGCTAAAAGTTGCTTCTCAAATGTCTGGCGATCTTTCACCTTCTGATTATGCAAGTGATCCTGAAGACAAGGAATttagtgatgatgatgacgatgatcgTAACCATAAGCATCGACGACGGGAAACACGTTCTCAGTCTTCTGACAAAGATGCTCTGGAGCACAATCTAGCAAGGTCGTACAGAAAGCACaacaaaccttttgataatGGACACGTGTTTAGAGAAAACGAAACACAAGATAGTCAGTCCTGGAAAAATTATAATGCAGTTTCTTCGGAGAGAGATTTTTCTACCAAGTTTGAAAAACGTCACCCCGGTTCTGTTTCACTACCCCGAGGTCCTTTGGACTTGAATCCGAGAGCTAGGGCAAACCAAACATTCTCCAGTATTTCTGGTCCTGgtagaggaagaggaagggaCTCTGGCGCATGGAACCATCGGGATGCTAGGTTTAACTCCGTCGATATTGCTAGTCAGGTGATGCAGAGGGGCTCCATTCGGCCAAGCCTATTTCCTGGAAGGGGTTTGCCAGGTGCTTCAAATGCACAAAGTGCATCCTGGGGTGCGTATGGATTGATCCCTGGTGTACCAAGTGGTGGTCTAGATGCACTCAGTTCTGTTGGCCTGCAAGGTGCGTTTAGGCCTCCTATAAGTACTTCATTGGGTATGGGTATTCCTCGGCAGAGATGTAGAGACTTTGAGGAACGTGGATTTTGTCTGAGAGGAGACATGTGCCCTATGGAGCATGGTGTCAACCGTATTGTTGTGGAAGATGTACAG AGTCTGTCCCAGTTTAACCTCCCTGTTTCACTTCCAAGTGCACACTTGCTTGGACCACCTGTTTTACCTGGACCCATACCTTCTGGCAGTGCTTCTTCAACCTCGTTGATGAATAGCAAAGGACCACAAGGAAAAAGTGGTAAACATGGAATGTCTGATGATAGTTTGGTATTAAATTCTGCATACTCTGCTGCTGCTAATGTTGTTGGAGCCGATTTGTACGATCCTGATCAGCCACTTTGGAGTAATAATGGTCCTGAAGGATCTTCACTCTTAGCTCTACATTCATCCCAGGCTGATGAGACTGAATCCTCTTTTAATCATGATATCTCTGATCGTCATGTCAAGAAAGCTGCTGATATTGACCGCCAGGATAGGGGAGCTGGGCTTTCTGTTGCTTCACAGAATCCAACTTCATCTGTTTGGGGTAGAATTAGAAGCTCAAAGGTTAAAATGAATTCGAAAGGTGAAATTGATGCTAAATCTGGTACTTCTGATTTGGTGGGAGATGAAATCAAGGAAAATCAGGAGGCAACAGCCAGTGTTATAGCTAGCTCCCATCGTGGAAAGCTGATTGCTGGGGAGGATAAGAGCTCTAAAGCTATAGATTCATCTCAAAAAACACAGTTTGATGCAATGCGTTTTGTGCGGAAACCAACTCAGAAGGCAACACGTACTCTATTTGTTAATGGCATTCCTCAGAAAAGCAACAAAAGGGAGGCTCTTGTTTCTCATTTCCAAAAGTTTGGGGAGATCATTGATATTTACATACCGATAAATAGTGAGAGGGCTTttgttcaattttcaaaaagggaAGAGGCAGAGGCTGCTCTAAGGGCACCTGATGCTGTAATGGGCAATCGCTTCATTAAGCTGTGGTGGGCTAATCGCGATAGCATTCCTGATGATGGTATAAGTAGTGTAAGTAGTGCATCTTTGACTTCCCATGGTGGGACAGCCGGTTCAGTTCCCACCGGTCTGTCCATTGGCAATAGAACAAAAGAGAACGTACAATCAATTCCCCCAAAAGCTATTGCTATTCCTGTAGCAGAATCCGCTCTTCCATCCTCTGATCAATATAAGCCTCTTACCCCAAATGGCTCCAAGGTTACACCTCCTTTGCAAAAGAAATTGGACAGTTTAGAGCAGTTGAAGGAAGAACTTCGCAAGAAGCAAGAAATGCTGGACCGGAAGCGCAACGACTTCAAACGTCAGTTGGACAAACTTGAGAAACAG GCTTCCGGAGTCAAGGGTGAGGTAATTGTTGAGCAGGCTGCTAAGAGACAGAAGTTGGGATTAGAGGCTGATGCTGCAAACGCTGTGACCCCCAGATCTTCTGATGTTGCTGCTGTGACTGAGGGGTCCTCTGCTACAGCTGATGCAATGGCATCAACAAATGATGAAGTCATGGACAATGAGAACAAGTTAGTGGAGGGTGCTACACAGGGTAGTCATGATACAGCCTCATTAACTTCAACAGATGGTTCTAGTAGCATGAAACAGCAGAATCTTTCATTGACCCCTGCTGGCTTTCCTTATATACATAGATACAAACTTGACAACCGTCCAACAACATTTAAAATTCTACCACCATTACCGACTGGTTTTGCAAGT GTCTCTGCGTTGAAGGAACACTTCTCATCTTTTGGTGATCTTGCTATTTTGGAGCTAGAAGATGTGGAAGGGCAGGATGATATTAATGGATCGGAGACATTAAAACCTGTCTCTGCTCATATTGGTTTTGTTACTCGCCATTCAGCAGAGAAGGCATTTGCAAATGGAAAGTGCTGGCAAGGCCAAAATTTGCAGTTTGCGTGGTTGTCAACTGTGTCCAGCAATGATACGCGTGATCAAAGATCATCTGCTCGTGCTGAGCCATCAACCATTCATTCTGAAGGTAAAGAGTTGCACGTTTCGTTGCAGGAACCTGGAAATGGGGATGCTGAATATGCAGAGAGACGGGgagacgacgataatatcaaagCAGCCGAAGTTTCTCGGCCTAATCCAGTATTGGGATCTGCCGAGGAAGGGTCACAAGAATCACCCGAGAGGTGA
- the LOC115751168 gene encoding pentatricopeptide repeat-containing protein At5g40400, which yields MNRTHLNSISEVLSASTHFTSHSHLRTPLSTPSFCTSFSVSASSSSLSSSPSSSSSSLQGLQNSPKKPVLSPLYNLLSETQNPSKLVDLICSSLKNPNPHLALLRNDLKSLLSHLGDDEISRVLLRCQSDHASALTFFNWVKDDLGLRLSARNYCLAIHVVAWSRQFPQAMRLLTELVELAEDVVAPDGDVFGALLLSSEGCNWDPVVFDMLIKAYLKMGMVKGGLRAFRKAIEVGFVPSVISCNFLLHKLLRLNWFKECWQVYGVMGRVGIHPNLHTFNILTNVLCEEGDITMVYEFLEKMEEEGFEPDIVTYNTLIYSYCKQERLEDAFYLYRIMFRRGVEPDLITHTALINGLCRIGKVREAHKLFHQMVNRGLTPDVKTYNTLILGYCKESKMQESRLLLHEMIGRGICPDDFTCRVLVEGYGNKGSLVSALNLVVELWRFGCSVSYEIYNYLIDYLCRENRPFAAKNFLDGILKYGYIPTLQMYKKLIESFCECDGANEALLLKGEMVCKNMKPDLEVYRTLMCCLCRTGRSEESEALMEEMDKGGVPPDLDICRALICGYCKEKNVDRAEYLLGLIAAKFHIRDSESYNALISTVGEQGDAAKLMALQDRILKMGFVPNSQSCKHIIDGIRKAAVAHKQPS from the coding sequence ATGAATCGAACTCACCTTAATTCGATCAGCGAAGTTCTCAGCGCCTCAACCCATTTCACATCTCACAGCCATCTCAGAACGCCCCTTTCAACGCCATCGTTTTGCACGTCCTTTTCCGTATcggcgtcgtcgtcgtcgttatcgtcttctccttcttcttcttcttcatccctcCAAGGTCTGCAGAATTCTCCCAAAAAACCAGTCTTGAGTCCGCTCTATAACTTGCTTTCCGAGACACAAAACCCCAGCAAACTGGTCGACCTCATCTGCTCGTCTCTCAAGAACCCAAATCCCCATCTTGCGCTCCTGCGTAACGACCTGAAGTCGCTCCTTTCCCATCTGGGTGATGACGAAATCTCGCGGGTTTTGTTGAGATGCCAATCTGATCACGCCTCCGCTCTCACTTTTTTCAATTGGGTCAAGGATGATTTGGGTCTCAGACTCAGCGCTCGCAACTATTGCCTCGCAATTCACGTTGTGGCTTGGTCCAGACAATTTCCTCAAGCAATGAGGTTGCTGACCGAGTTGGTTGAGCTGGCTGAGGATGTTGTGGCTCCCGACGGAGATGTTTTCGGCGCTTTGCTCTTGTCTAGCGAGGGCTGTAACTGGGACCCAGTTGTTTTCGACATGCTCATCAAGGCTTACTTGAAAATGGGGATGGTCAAGGGAGGTCTCAGGGCATTTAGGAAGGCGATTGAGGTAGGTTTTGTCCCTAGTGTGATTTCTTGCAATTTCCTTCTGCATAAATTGTTGAGGTTGAATTGGTTTAAGGAGTGTTGGCAAGTTTATGGAGTGATGGGGAGAGTTGGGATACACCCAAATTTGCATACCTTCAATATTTTGACCAACGTCTTGTGCGAGGAAGGAGATATCACTATGGTGTATGAGTTCTtggagaagatggaagaagaaggATTCGAGCCGGATATTGTGACCTATAATACCTTGATATATAGTTATTGCAAGCAAGAGAGGTTAGAGGATGCATTTTACTTGTATAGGATTATGTTCCGAAGAGGGGTTGAGCCGGATTTGATCACGCACACGGCCCTAATCAACGGGCTTTGTAGGATAGGGAAGGTCAGGGAGGCTCATAAGCTCTTTCATCAGATGGTGAATAGGGGGCTGACTCCGGATGTTAAGACATATAACACTCTCATACTTGGTTACTGCAAGGAATCGAAGATGCAGGAGTCAAGGTTGTTGTTGCATGAAATGATTGGAAGAGGGATTTGCCCTGACGATTTCACTTGCCGTGTTCTTGTTGAAGGATATGGGAACAAGGGAAGCTTGGTTTCTGCTCTGAATTTGGTCGTGGAGCTTTGGAGATTTGGGTGTTCCGTTTCCTATGAAATCTACAATTATCTAATAGATTACCTTTGCCGAGAGAATCGACCCTTTGCAGCTAAGAATTTTCTTGATGGTATATTGAAGTATGGTTATATCCCAACTTTGCAAATGTATAAAAAGCTTATAGAGTCTTTCTGCGAGTGTGATGGTGCCAACGAGGCACTACTTCTGAAAGGTGAAATGGTATGCAAGAACATGAAACCTGATCTTGAAGTATACAGGACTCTTATGTGCTGCTTATGCAGAACAGGAAGAAGCGAGGAGAGTGAAGCACTGATGGAAGAAATGGATAAAGGCGGAGTTCCACCTGATCTAGATATATGCAGGGCATTAATCTGTGGGTATTGTAAGGAAAAAAATGTCGATAGGGCCGAATATTTGTTAGGTCTCATTGCTGCGAAATTTCATATTCGAGACTCTGAGAGTTACAATGCCCTAATCAGTACTGTGGGTGAGCAAGGGGATGCGGCTAAGCTGATGGCTCTACAGGACAGAATTTTGAAGATGGGCTTTGTGCCGAACAGCCAATCATGCAAGCATATAATCGATGGAATACGAAAAGCTGCTGTGGCTCATAAGCAACCTTCCTGA